The Deinococcus humi genome has a segment encoding these proteins:
- a CDS encoding (2Fe-2S)-binding protein, which yields MPELTLDGLRVTARPGTTVLAALQNAGLSPLRRSLSGEPRGALCGMGTCSECRAVVDGVTVRTCLTPVRNGQDVRRLLEVNRDF from the coding sequence ATGCCTGAGCTGACGCTGGACGGCCTGCGGGTTACGGCCCGGCCCGGAACGACGGTGCTGGCCGCTCTTCAGAACGCCGGCCTCTCGCCGCTGCGCCGCAGCCTGAGCGGCGAGCCGCGCGGGGCGCTGTGCGGAATGGGAACTTGCTCCGAATGCCGCGCCGTGGTGGACGGCGTGACGGTGCGCACCTGCCTGACGCCCGTGCGCAACGGTCAGGACGTGCGGCGATTGCTGGAGGTGAACCGTGACTTCTGA